The stretch of DNA AAATATTTCGTCGATTGTCAATGGTTGGCGCAGCATCTCAACAACTCCCACGTAGTTATAGTAGACTGTCGTTTTCAGCTTAGTGACCCCAATTGGGGTTGGCTACAATATACTCATAGTCATATTCCTGGAGCTTATTATTTAGATTTAGACCGTGATTTATCTAGTACGATTCAAGCTCATGGTGGTCGTCATCCTCTTCCTGAAGTTGAGGGGTTAGGAACTAAATTAGCTTCTATGGGAGTGGTGCAGAACGAAACTTTAGTAGTAGCTTATGATAACTCTCGGTTTGCTTTTGCTGCTCGTTTATGGTGGTTATTGCGCTATTTAGGTCATGAAAAGGTAGCCTTATTAGATGGCGGTTGGAACGCCTGGCAAAGTGATGGTTATCCTGTGACTACCGAAATACCTCCTGCTCAAACTGGTTTTTTTGAACCTCAACCTCATCAAGATTGGATAGTTAACCTTGAACAAGTTAAAGCTTGTCAAAATAAACCTGGAGTGGTTTTAGTTGATTCCCGAGAACGCGATCGCTATGCTGGAATTAGAGAACCTATCGATCCGATTGCTGGTCATATTCCAGGTGCAGTTAATTCTCCTTGGCAGCTAGTTTCTGATCAAGATGGTTATCTACTTCCTAGTATAAATCAAGAGCAACTATGGTCTGACTATACTTCAGCAGAAGAAATCATCGTCTATTGTGGTTCTGGAGTAACTGCCTGTGTTAATTTATTATCTTTAAAATTGGCAGGAATTGAACGAACAAAACTTTATCCAGGTGGCTGGAGTGATTGGTGTTCTTATTTAAATCAATAGTTGTTAGTAGAGAAAAATTGACCAATAATTCCCGAGACAAAAGAAAGAACAATTGAACCAAATAAAGCAGGGAAAAAACCGGCAACCACAAAACCAGGAGTAAAATATCCTACCAAACTAAAAGCGACCGCATTTACTACCAACAAAAATAATCCCAGCGTCAAAATAGTTAAAGGTAAAGTAAACAGAATCAAAATCGGCTTAACAATAGCATTGACTAAACCTAACACTATTGCACCTACAGCAGCAGCCGTAAAACTTGTAATTGTTAATCCTGGTACAAGCCAAGCCGTAATTACTAAGGAAATAGCTGTCGCGAGCCAAGTCAGGACAAATTGCAGCATAAATATTTGCTCAAGCCAGTGTTTATAAGTAATTTACTTTAATTTTAAATTATTTTGCTTCTTTACCTTTAGTAGTTAAAGTACGGTACGTACTAGCAAGTTTAGTGCGAAAACTCACATTGACTCCTTCTCCATGTTGTTCTAAAAGTAATAAAGGAGTAGGTTTAGCTTTTTGATTCCAACTCATTGCGACAATATGTCCTTGAATAGTTGGTTGCCAATTTTCTCTAACTTCGGCAGGACTAAGAAAATTTTCAATACATTCAATAATTTGATTAACCGTACTAGAAGTAGATTGAGTTGGTAATTTCATGAGTTTAATTTGAATCCGAAATAAGACTCTTCTTGTCGGTTTGCCTTGAATATCAGTTTCATAAGTAACATCAAAAATTTCATCAATTTTAAATCCACCTCGACTACCAATTCCAACCTGAGAATTTTGAGATAAATTAATTCTTAAAGATGTACTAATAAATTGTTTAGCTTTAACTTTAGTTTGATTAATAATTGCATCATGGAAAATTTTTTCTTCCATTCGCATTCTAATATAATCCAGATTACAATCGCGAGAATGAATCAAATCAGGATTTGCTTCCCATTTATGAATAGTAGTAAGAGCTACATTTAATCTTTTTTGTAAATTTTCTGATTTAGTTTGTTCGTAATTAATTAATTCCTTAAATTGATTGAATTTCCATCTTCCATAAACTACCAGAGTTAAAATCACTACCATTAATCCGACACTACTAAACATCCACATTTGTTCTTGTTTGAGTGTTTGATTCGTAGGAGTTTGAGCAATTAAAGAATTAGATACGTACTTATACAATATCATTTGTTACTTGCCAAAATCTCAAAACTTAGTCCAGATCTTTAGTATGCCCAGAGTAATCCAAAATTAATCAAAACCATAAAAAAAATCATAGCTTTCTACCATTACAAACAATTGATTTACTCACATTTCAGAACTGAAAATCTATTTAAAATAATGTATTAATAGTTTTAAAACCTGACTAAGCAGATCAAAGCTTACGATTTAATGTAGATACTTATTCCAATAATAAAATCTTAATTCTAGCGTTTCGTTGACTAAACAACTATCGCAATACTAAAAAAGCTTACCCCTGATGTTTATACGCCCCGTCCCCTAAAAAAAATATAATAGATTTGTTGCCAAAAGCGATCAGCGCAGCGAAGCTGTCCGCGCTGCGCCGAAGGCGACCGCGTCTCCTCAACACATCAAAGATTTAAGTAAGTAATTTTACTAATTCAAATTATTAGTTTGATAAAAAGTTCTGAGTTATTACTATAGCCTTCAACTTCTAACTAAGCGTATCTTTGATCGATGCAAACTTCTCTGCTTTAAAGCGATTTTCAGTTGAATAGAACACAACTAATAATAAACTTTTTTCTTCTGGAGGGGCTGTCGCCTTAATTTACTTCAGGCTATAGCAACGCCCAGTCTACCTGTCTCCTACCTTTTGCCTAACAGCTTGCCTGAAAAGTACCAAATGTCATATTGAGCGTAGCGATAGCGAAGCGAAATATCTCAGTCTAACAACTCAAACCCTAGATTTTTCGTTACGTTTCACTCGACTCAGAATGACAAAAATGACTTTTCAGATGTCCTATAGTACCAGAGTGTAGTCTACCCAATTGAAAACTGCTTTAAAACAAATGATTTTGTTTGCATTGAGTCAACCTAACTACTGCTGGAATGATCGATGTCAACCGATGCCAGTTATCAACTCGTAACCCAAAAATTCTCTTTTATTGAGCAAATTAATTATTCCCGCTCAGTAAATAAAACTAATGCTCGGCAAAAATTTAATTATCAATCATCTGAAACTATTAACCCCAAAAAATCTCAGCCAGACAATCTGGCATCAACTTCCGATTCTTTTAGTTTGCCAGCTTTAACTCTCTATTCTAATTTTATTGGGAGCAATTTCCCAAACTTAGCTTACAACTTTGATCTCGCTCAAGACATAGAATTTTCAACAGCAATTAACAATCCGCCTCAAAAAGGCAAAATTCCTTGCGATAAAATTTTATTTGCTCTTTCCTGTCTCTATGTAATTGGTGTATCTGGATGGATTTTTTATCAAACTCAGGGACAATTTACTTGGCTATTTGCACCCTGGCAACTAACTCATCAAGTATCAGCAGAAGAACTTCAGTTTCTCGACTATTTAGAGCGATCGCTTGAAGTCATTGAACGTAAAACGCAGGCTAATCAAACAACAGAAGCAGATTCTGAAGCTAACAATCCATCTAATCATCCCACCTTAGTCTATGTTCCTGTTTATACACCTTCTCCTTATCCTACCGTCTCTTCTCAACCAGCTTGGTTACCACCTGTAGCTCAAATTGAACCACCCCCACCTCCTCAACCGCTTCCACCTCCGCCACCACCTACTGTAGCTTCGAGCGTTGCTACACCATCTCCAATTGCTACTGCTACTACTAATACTCTTTATAATTATGTCTTGATCGGAATATTAGAGTTGGGAGAACAATCTGTCGCCTTATTTAAAGTTGACGGAACAACTAAAAAAATTGGCATAGGAGAAACAATTGAAGATACAGGTTGGATACTCAAATCAATATCTAATCAACAAGCAACTATTAGTTTTCAAGGCAAAAATCGTTCTTTGAGTATTGGCGAAAAGTTCTAATATAAACACATAACCGCCAAACGAAATTTAGAGCGAGCCGATGGGTTTATTTGAAGATTTTAATCAGTTTCTTGAAGATCGTCTAGATGAGTTTTTAGCTAATAATCCTCATTTAGAATTGCAAGCAATTGAAGAACAACTAAGGGAACAGCAGCAAGATACACAAAGACTAATTGCCGAATTACAACTAAAAGAAAAAGAACTTCAAGATGAGATTTTAAATTTGGCTCAAGATATTCAAACTTGGCATGGTAGAGTCAGTAAAGCTCAAGCAGCAGGAAGACAAGATTTGGCTGAAGCTGCTCAAGAAAGAGAAGCTGCTTTATTACGCCAAGGTAATCAAGTTTGGGGGCAAATGGAGGGAGTCAAACAAAGAATCGTTCAAGCTAAGGAATTGCTCAAACAAATACAACAGCGACGACAAGAAGTTACGGCTAAATACGCTGAAGTCAAAACAAGTTCTAGTTCTGGAAGTAGCAATAATGGTTATACTGTCGGTTGGAACCAAGGAGTTAATTCCACTCATTATAGTAGAGCAGCCGATCCTTTAGACGCCCAGTTTCAAAAATGGGAATTAGATGAAGAAATCGAGCGTATGAAACGAAATTTGGGTAAATAAATTCTAATTTATCCACTTATAGCCCAAAATTTAAAATTTTTGACTTTTGTCATCTAATCTGGTTTTGCGGGTTGAACTTGCTGTTGGGGAAGATAAGTCACAGCAGTTAGTTCAGTCTCTGAAATTTGGTTTGGCTCAGTTTCAATTAACGTAGCTGTTTGAGATAGCGTATTGAAAGGTACTTCTGCTTGAGAACGAAATAAAGCAAAAATACCCTTCTCATAATTAGATGCGATCGCAAGAAAAGCACCGCCCAACAAATAAATTGGTAACGGTAAAATAAAATTTTTTGCCCACAGCAAAAATTCTGCTACTACAAATAAAAGGGCAACGCTAACTAACCATACTTTCATCGTGACAAAAATCCATTTGGTCTGGCTGGACTAATTGTATGTTAATCCAAACAAAATCGCGAGAGCTAAATAATCTAATCTTTGAAACTAGATGTATCTCTCGCGAACTAACTTTTAATTAATGCCTAAATTTTTGATTTTCAAAAGTCTATGAAGAAACTTGAGCAGGTTGCTTAGTAGTAGTAGAAGTTAATTTTTCGTAAGTTTCACGCATTTTCAAACCTACTAAAACTTGGAACAAACCAGTACCATTATTAGAACCAGGATAATCTCTATGTTTGAGCAATAATTCAGTCATTTCGCCGTAATGCTGAGTTCCTGTTTTACTCAAATGGCTTTCAATGTAAATCATCTCTTCAAGATTATCAAATTGACCATCTACTTCTAAAATGGACACTTCATTGCCGTAGAAACTATCTGGTCCATAATACATTTTGATACCAGGGTAGGCACAAGTTAACTTACGACCACAAGGTCTCCAATCAATCGTTGAACCTTCATCAAACAAATAAGCAGGTTCAAAGTTTTTCACACCCTCTTTTTGAATTAAACGTACTCGTAAAAGGTCGCTATCTTCTAATAATTGAGTTGGTAAAACTTGAATTACTACATCAGCAAATTCTCGTTGGGGTTCGATATAGGCAGAAAAGTCAGGCTTTCTGGCATTAATTGAAGCGATCACATCATCATAGCTATGACCTCTTTCCGCCATATCCCGTTGGATTTTCCACTGGATTTTTACTTCGTCACTAATATCTAGATAAACACTGAAATCTAATAAAGAACGAACTCTCTCATCAAACAAAGGATGAAGCCCTTCAATCACAATCACTTTGTTGGGTTCAATTCTTTCAGGAGGATCGATCATCCCAGTTTCATGATTGTAAATTGGTTTATCGATCGCATTTCCTTCTTTGAGAGCTTTGATCTGCTCATACATTAAATCAAAGTTATTCGCTTTAGGATCTAAAGCAGTAACTCCTGCTTTTTTTCTGCCTTGACGGTCTAAGCTATGATAGTCATCTAAGCAGATAACCGTCATAAATTCTTCGCCAAATAAATCTGTTAAACGACGTAAAAATGTTGATTTACCACAACCGGAGTCTCCTGCTACTCCAATAAGCACCACGCGGTCTAGATCAGTGGTCATAGCTTCCCTCTTTTTATAAAACTGATTTAACCCATATATAGTATTAAACAAGCCCAAGGTGAAGTCTAGATTTAAATTGGTAATCTCAATGTGTCACTTTCATATTTATAAGTATTGATATTAATGACACTTATATTGTTAATTACACCAATTTATTTTTTAATTAGACTTAATCCTGAGCTAATAATTGAGTATTTAATACTAACTACTAACATTGACCAATCTTACCAGAAGGCATATTCCTCTACAAGAGAGAAGCAGGCAATTTATTTGAGGATTTTTTTGGCAAAGTTTTTTCCCCGAGAATTTATATATGCTTAAAAAAAGCCAAAAATGATGCAGAGCTAACAGTTTTACAATAACTATCTCGCTATCGTTAGATCAGAAACTGGTCTAACTTCTAACAAACCCAAGCCTCCTGCCAAATTCAGTTGTGAGAGCCTCCCAATGATAGGCTAATAATGCAACCTAAATAAAATATCTGCTGACAGCATTAATTCTAGAAATAGACAAAATGCTTCTTAGCGTAGTTTTATTGAGGTAATTTTTAATATAATCAATCTGAGCATGGGGAGGAAATTATAGAAATAATGCACAATAGCGCAGCAACAGCTTCCAATAACAACACACAATATCAAAATCGTTTATTTGTGTATGAGGTGAAAGGTCTTTCACAAAATGGTAATACTAATAGCCTTAACTACCCGATTCGTCGGAGTGGTAGCGTTTTTATTACCGTACCTTATCATCGCATGAATCAAGAAATGCGCCGCATTACTCGCTTGGGCGGACAAATCGTCAGTATTAAACCTCTTAATGACGATGTTGTTTCAGAAGTTAATGGTACCAGTCAACACCGTGATTTTGTAAGCCGAGGAAACCTCGGCACATCTCACGGTCAATCGAATCAACCAAAGCAGCAACCACAAGCGCAAAGTAAATCGATGACCCAAACAAAAGCCAAAAAAGCAGATGTACCTGTTAACATCTACCGTCCCAAAAATCCTTATATCGGTAAATGTACTGAAATTTACGATCTAGTCGAAGAAGGTGGAATCGGTACTTGTCGTCACATGACTTTTGATCTTTCTGGTGGCGATTTGTACTATGTGGAAGGTCAAAGTATTGGCATTATTCCTCCAGGAACAGATGATAAAGGTAACTCTCACAAACTGAGACTTTATTCAATTGCCTCTACTCGTCATGGAGACGCAATGGATGATAAAACCGTTTCTCTCTGCGTTCGTAAATTAGAATATCAGCATCCAGAAACTGGAGAATTAGTTGAAGGAGTTTGTTCTACTTATCTTTGTAATCTTAAACCAGGCGACGATGTAGCTATTACTGGGCCTGTAGGCAAAGAAATGCTTTTACCAGATGACGAAGATGCCAACATTATTATGATGGCAACTGGTACTGGTATTGCACCTTTCCGCGCTTATCTATGGCGGATGTTTAAAGAAGGTGACCTCAACCCAGACTATAACTTTAAAGGTTTAGCTTGGTTATTCTTCGGTATTCCTACTAGTCCTAATATTCTCTATAAAGAAGATTTAGAAAAACTGGAAAAAGATTATCCTGATAACTTCCGTTTGACTTACGCTATTAGCCGTGAACAGAAAAATTCTGAAGGCGGTAGAATGTATATTCAACATAGAATTGCAGAATATGCTGACCAACTTTGGGAGTTAATGCAAAATCCTAAAACACATACCTATATTTGTGGACTCAAAGGTATGGAAGGTGGCATTGATGAAGCACTGACTGGTGCTGCTGCTAAACACGGTGTTAATTGGGATGAATACCGTAAGCAGATGAAAAAAGAGCATCGTTGGCACGTAGAAACTTACTAAAAATTCTTAAACTAATAATCGGCGCGTCTACCAAACCAAATGTAGGCGCGTTTTACTTTTCTCCGCAAGAAGTTCCTCAGATGTGCAGACAGAATGAATTGTGGGTAGAGTTTAAGAAATAGATACAAAAATTCTCATAGAATAATATTAAAATACTTTGAAGGCGTTCGATTGTCTCTAGTTGACTATTTAAATTGATTAAATTGCTATTAATATTCGCTTGACTTAATACTACTCCTCTGATGTCCTTAAATTTTTTTACTATTGAAATATTCTACAAATAATCGATAAGGTCTTACTAAAGAATACAAAAACGCTAAAGATTTGGGTAGTTTTAAATAATTCCATTCTTTTGCAGTGGGGGTTGTTAACATAGTAAGAAAATAAACAAGTTGAGTTGAGATATTACTTTTAAGACTACTAATAAAAATATATTTATTTAATTCTTCTGGGGGTCTTTCAAAAATAGATCTGTAAGACTGTTGAGCTAGCCACTGAACTCTTAAATTTTTTTCAAGCGAAGCTATAATAGATTTTGGAATATTAGCTTGTAGCAAATCATAAGCCAACCAAAGACCAAGCTCTAGTATTTTTTCACAATCAATTTTTTGAGCTTGTGCTTCCACTTTTTGCCAATCAATCTCTGGATTATTATTAATTAATTCAGCGACATCGCACACCCATTTTAATTCAGACCAACAATGTTTTGAGCCATGAAAGCATAAGTACAGCAGTAAATCTTCTAATGAAAATTGAGCGACTTTAGCTCCACCAAGAGAAGTTAACTGAGAATTATTTATTAAATATTCGAGATCGAGTTTGAAGAAATCATTAAGTCTTTTTTCAGTAATAGACCATTGAAGGTCTATAGCAATTTGTTTTTGAGAGTGGATAAAATCATATTTTCGTTGAATTTCTTTTGACTCTAAAAAATTTTTATATTGTAAATAAGGTTTCTGCTCTATTTCTGCAATGGGACTAGGTAGTTCATAACCTAAAGAAGTTAGAAGATTTATTATTTTTGGAACATCTCGTTCTCGAACTAATAAATCTAAATCGCAAAACTGTCTTAAAGTTAAATTTTTGTAGGCATAATTAGCGAGAGTAGGTCCTTTAAAAGGAATTGCTTGAATGTTATTATTTTTAAATATATCTAATATTTTTAGCAATTCCGCAGTCAAAAGTAAATTACGCCTAACATGAGCTTGAAAATACTGCTCTAAAGAAGAAAATATATTGCTAGGTATAGCTTGAGGACAAAGTTTATTGAGGTTATAAAATAATAAAGGTATTAAGCCGTGTCTTTCGCCTATTTCTAATAGCAATTCCCAATTTAAATCTTGATTGACTAAATTTTTTATTTTAACTTTAGTTTGTTCATCTACTTGACTGCGAGCGCAACATAAAAGCAGTTCGATTTCTGGTTGATTTACTATTAAAGGTGAATTAATATCTTTTTTAGTTAAAGTTGTTGTCATAATTTTGATTAACGATAATTCTGTGCTTGAGTTTCAAATAAATAAGCGTATTTTCCTTGTTGTTTGATTAACTCGCTGTGAGTACCACTCTCGACAATTGAACCTTGCTCCATGACATAAATTCGATCTGCCATTCGGACTGTAGATAGACGATGAGTAATTAGAATTGCAGCTTGGTCTTTAATTAATTCACGGAATCTACTAAATACTTCATATTCCGCTTTTGGATCCATTGCGCTAGTAGGTTCGTCTAAAACAATTACTTGAGAGTCTCTCAAAAATGCCCTAGCTAAAGCTACTTTTTGCCATTGACCGATACTTAATTCTTCTCCTTGAGCAAATAATTTGCCTAAAATAGTATCGTATTTTTGAGGTAGTCTTTGAATAACATCATCTGCGCCAGAACGACAAGCAGCAGACCTGATTTGATGATCGCCTGGTAAAATATCAATATTACCAAGGCGAATATTTTCTGCTGCCGTAAAATGATATTTAGCATAATCTTGAAATATTACGCCGATTTGTTTACGCAGATCGGCTATTTTAAAATCGCGAAGATCGACACCATCGATTGTAATATTCCCTGATGTAGGATCGTATAACCGACATAATAATTTAATTAGGGTAGTTTTACCTGAACCATTTTCCCCTACTAAAGCGATCGTTTCTCCAGGTTTAATCGTGAGATTAATATTTTTTAATGCCTGACGTGCAGAATCAGTATATTGAAAACTGACATTATCAAAAATAATGCCTTTTGTGATTGGTTGAGGCAGTAGTTTTGGATATTCAGGTTCAACAATTTTGGGTTTTAAATCTA from Stanieria cyanosphaera PCC 7437 encodes:
- a CDS encoding TIGR04376 family protein, encoding MGLFEDFNQFLEDRLDEFLANNPHLELQAIEEQLREQQQDTQRLIAELQLKEKELQDEILNLAQDIQTWHGRVSKAQAAGRQDLAEAAQEREAALLRQGNQVWGQMEGVKQRIVQAKELLKQIQQRRQEVTAKYAEVKTSSSSGSSNNGYTVGWNQGVNSTHYSRAADPLDAQFQKWELDEEIERMKRNLGK
- a CDS encoding phosphoribulokinase, with amino-acid sequence MTTDLDRVVLIGVAGDSGCGKSTFLRRLTDLFGEEFMTVICLDDYHSLDRQGRKKAGVTALDPKANNFDLMYEQIKALKEGNAIDKPIYNHETGMIDPPERIEPNKVIVIEGLHPLFDERVRSLLDFSVYLDISDEVKIQWKIQRDMAERGHSYDDVIASINARKPDFSAYIEPQREFADVVIQVLPTQLLEDSDLLRVRLIQKEGVKNFEPAYLFDEGSTIDWRPCGRKLTCAYPGIKMYYGPDSFYGNEVSILEVDGQFDNLEEMIYIESHLSKTGTQHYGEMTELLLKHRDYPGSNNGTGLFQVLVGLKMRETYEKLTSTTTKQPAQVSS
- a CDS encoding phage holin family protein, with amino-acid sequence MLQFVLTWLATAISLVITAWLVPGLTITSFTAAAVGAIVLGLVNAIVKPILILFTLPLTILTLGLFLLVVNAVAFSLVGYFTPGFVVAGFFPALFGSIVLSFVSGIIGQFFSTNNY
- the petH gene encoding ferredoxin--NADP reductase; translated protein: MHNSAATASNNNTQYQNRLFVYEVKGLSQNGNTNSLNYPIRRSGSVFITVPYHRMNQEMRRITRLGGQIVSIKPLNDDVVSEVNGTSQHRDFVSRGNLGTSHGQSNQPKQQPQAQSKSMTQTKAKKADVPVNIYRPKNPYIGKCTEIYDLVEEGGIGTCRHMTFDLSGGDLYYVEGQSIGIIPPGTDDKGNSHKLRLYSIASTRHGDAMDDKTVSLCVRKLEYQHPETGELVEGVCSTYLCNLKPGDDVAITGPVGKEMLLPDDEDANIIMMATGTGIAPFRAYLWRMFKEGDLNPDYNFKGLAWLFFGIPTSPNILYKEDLEKLEKDYPDNFRLTYAISREQKNSEGGRMYIQHRIAEYADQLWELMQNPKTHTYICGLKGMEGGIDEALTGAAAKHGVNWDEYRKQMKKEHRWHVETY
- a CDS encoding nucleotidyltransferase domain-containing protein; its protein translation is MTTTLTKKDINSPLIVNQPEIELLLCCARSQVDEQTKVKIKNLVNQDLNWELLLEIGERHGLIPLLFYNLNKLCPQAIPSNIFSSLEQYFQAHVRRNLLLTAELLKILDIFKNNNIQAIPFKGPTLANYAYKNLTLRQFCDLDLLVRERDVPKIINLLTSLGYELPSPIAEIEQKPYLQYKNFLESKEIQRKYDFIHSQKQIAIDLQWSITEKRLNDFFKLDLEYLINNSQLTSLGGAKVAQFSLEDLLLYLCFHGSKHCWSELKWVCDVAELINNNPEIDWQKVEAQAQKIDCEKILELGLWLAYDLLQANIPKSIIASLEKNLRVQWLAQQSYRSIFERPPEELNKYIFISSLKSNISTQLVYFLTMLTTPTAKEWNYLKLPKSLAFLYSLVRPYRLFVEYFNSKKI
- a CDS encoding sulfurtransferase, producing MNQKYFVDCQWLAQHLNNSHVVIVDCRFQLSDPNWGWLQYTHSHIPGAYYLDLDRDLSSTIQAHGGRHPLPEVEGLGTKLASMGVVQNETLVVAYDNSRFAFAARLWWLLRYLGHEKVALLDGGWNAWQSDGYPVTTEIPPAQTGFFEPQPHQDWIVNLEQVKACQNKPGVVLVDSRERDRYAGIREPIDPIAGHIPGAVNSPWQLVSDQDGYLLPSINQEQLWSDYTSAEEIIVYCGSGVTACVNLLSLKLAGIERTKLYPGGWSDWCSYLNQ